The Babylonia areolata isolate BAREFJ2019XMU chromosome 32, ASM4173473v1, whole genome shotgun sequence genome window below encodes:
- the LOC143276698 gene encoding uncharacterized protein LOC143276698, which produces MYWNIMASAVNVRPDLVKLLATSVGENEPQGTFLTRESVDAMDNGTLFTCYHDLGSLIRTANYTLRVAYGPVSDDVSITTSRPINSTDHQPVTFTCMANNTYPTPSFLWEGVQCQEGGTGPLCTFDPSLLTHNITVVRCNVSSVNDWNTAFAEYVLHGHTHGTNEATGPENSTNSQTTKPEEDDDDGT; this is translated from the exons ATGTACTGGAACATCATGGCTTCAGCTGTGAATGTACGCCCGGATTTGGTGAAGCTGCTGGCAACATCTGTTGGGGAAAATGAGCCACAAGGCACATTCCTCACACGGGAAAGTGTGGATGCCATGGACAACGGCACTCTGTTCACATGTTACCACGATCTGGGAAGTCTGATAAGAACTGCCAACTACACCTTGAGGGTTGCTT ATGGACCGGTCAGCGATGATGTCTCCATAACCACCTCGCGTCCGATCAATTCCACTGACCATCAACCAGTGACGTTCACCTGCATGGCCAACAACACCTACCCCACGCCGTCTTTCTTGTGGGAAGGGGTACAGTGTCAAGAAGGCGGGACAGGGCCCCTTTGCACCTTTGACCCTTCCCTTCTGACCCACAACATCACTGTGGTCAGATGCAACGTGAGCAGTGTTAATGACTGGAATACGGCCTTTGCTGAATATGTCTTGCACGGCCATACCC ATGGAACAAATGAAGCGACAGGGCCAGAAAACTCCACAAACAGCCAGACCACAAAACCcgaagaggatgacgatgacggtacCTAA